Proteins from one Mycteria americana isolate JAX WOST 10 ecotype Jacksonville Zoo and Gardens chromosome 1, USCA_MyAme_1.0, whole genome shotgun sequence genomic window:
- the LRRC17 gene encoding leucine-rich repeat-containing protein 17, whose amino-acid sequence MQVVTIILLLLLCKASDCRKTRNRSLRNNERENILRKTSSTVKRNARGLPCEIYTYLHEKYLDCQERKLIFVAPDWPEDLKHMLLARNRIRKLKNNMFSKYKVLKSLDLQQNDISKIESEAFFGLNKLTTLLLQHNQIKSLSEEIFIYTPSLNYLRLYDNPWHCNCELETLVTMLQVPTNRNLGNYAKCVHPIELKNKKLKQIKAEQLCNEEDRQDPQNIKREKPDAAKPDFDSSLCHMYVFPVPTLNCKRKDLKKVPGNIPPDIVKLDLSNNKIRQLRAKEFEDVSELKILNLNSNGIAYIDPAAFSGLNNLEELDLSNNSLQNFEYGVLEDLYFLKILWLRENPWRCDYNIHYLFYWLKHHYNVHYNGLECKMPEEYKGWSVGKYVRSYYEECPKDKLPIYPETFDLDKEDEEWERHKEQSVQTVKKHGVIVTVIG is encoded by the exons ATGCAAGTAGTTACTATTATACTACTACTTCTTCTTTGCAAAGCGTCTGACTGTAGGAAGACAAGGAATAGGAGTTTGAGAAAcaatgaaagggaaaacatctTAAGGAAAACATCTAGCACTGTTAAACGCAATGCCCGAGGCCTACCGTGTGAAATATACACTTATCTTCATGAGAAATACCTAGATtgtcaggaaagaaaactgatttttgtggCACCTGATTGGCCTGAGGATTTAAAACACATGCTGCTAGCACGAAACAGGATTCGTAAATTGAAGAATAATATGTTTTCCAAGTACAAAGTACTGAAAAGTCTGGATTTACAACAGAATGATATATCAAAAATTGAAAGCgaggctttttttggtttgaatAAGCTTACCACACTCTTACTTCAGCATAACCAAATTAAGAGTTTATCCGAGGAGATTTTTATTTATACGCCCAGTCTAAACTACCTACGTCTTTATGATAATCCCTGGCATTGCAACTGTGAACTAGAAACTCTTGTTACAATGCTTCAGGTTCCAACAAACAGGAACTTGGGAAATTATGCCAAGTGTGTGCACCCAAtagaactgaaaaataagaagCTAAAGCAGATAAAAGCTGAACAGCTATGTAATGAAGAGGACAGGCAGGACCCCCAAAACATAAAACGGGAGAAGCCTGATGCTGCCAAACCAGACTTTGATTCCTCTTTGTGCCATATGTATGTGTTTCCTGTACCAACTCTGAATTGCAAAAGGAAAG atttaaagaaaGTTCCAGGTAACATACCTCCAGATATAGTTAAACTTGATTTGTCTAACAACAAAATTAGACAACTACGAGCCAAAGAGTTTGAAGACGTCAGTGAACTGAAGATATTAAACCTAAACAGTAATGGAATAGCTTACATTGATCCTG CTGCTTTCTCAGGCCTCAATAATTTAGAGGAGCTGGATCTATCAAACAACAGCTTGCAGAATTTTGAATATGGAGTACTGGAAGATCTttactttctgaaaatactgtggCTGAGAGAGAATCCTTGGAGATGCGATTACAACATTCATTATCTTTTCTACTGGTTGAAGCATCACTACAATGTTCACTACAATGGCCTAGAATGCAAAATGCCTGAGGAATACAAAGGATGGTCTGTTGGAAAATATGTTCGAAGTTATTACGAGGAGTGCCCAAAAGACAAGCTGCCCATTTATCCAGAAACTTTTGATCTGGACAAAGAAGATGAGGAATGGGAACGACACAAAGAACAATCAGTTCAAACAGTAAAGAAGCATGGTGTAATTGTCACTGTGATAGGCTAA